The following are encoded together in the Bacillus sp. V2I10 genome:
- a CDS encoding M20 family metallopeptidase: MIHPIIKDRIHMNSEELIELRRKLHSEPELPWEEEKTTAFICEYLENLGIPFRKMQPTGVIAAIEGGKPGKTVALRGDMDALPVQEQNKDLPFASNVDGKMHACGHDAHTAMLLIAAKALIEIKDELPGKVRLLFQPAEEIAEGAKAMVKQGAMDGVDNVFGIHIWSQMPTHKVSCTPGPSFASADLFKVTFKGKGGHGAMPQNCIDAAIVASSFVINVQTVVSRTIDAKSPAVLTIGKMVVGTRFNVIAENAVIEGTVRCFHPVTREHIEKQIQHYAEQVAAVYGATAKVEYTRGTQAVINDEYSAKLVQKVASEAFGEDVIYNEEPTMGGEDFSFYLDHAPGSFALVGSGNPEKDTEWAHHHGKFNIDEDALVTGAELYAQYAWTYLNA; this comes from the coding sequence ATGATTCATCCAATAATAAAAGATCGAATTCATATGAATAGCGAAGAACTAATCGAATTACGGAGAAAGCTCCATAGCGAGCCTGAATTACCGTGGGAGGAAGAAAAGACAACTGCCTTTATTTGCGAGTATCTCGAAAATCTGGGGATTCCTTTTCGAAAAATGCAACCGACCGGGGTAATTGCTGCTATCGAAGGCGGAAAGCCGGGGAAAACGGTAGCTTTAAGAGGTGACATGGACGCATTACCAGTACAAGAGCAAAATAAAGATTTACCTTTTGCATCAAATGTAGACGGAAAAATGCACGCCTGCGGCCACGATGCCCATACTGCGATGTTGCTGATTGCCGCCAAAGCCTTAATTGAAATAAAAGACGAATTGCCTGGAAAAGTCCGCTTACTGTTTCAGCCTGCCGAAGAAATTGCAGAAGGTGCAAAAGCAATGGTGAAGCAGGGTGCGATGGACGGTGTAGATAACGTCTTCGGCATTCACATATGGTCACAGATGCCTACTCACAAAGTTTCCTGCACACCAGGACCTTCTTTTGCTTCAGCGGATTTATTCAAGGTGACTTTTAAAGGCAAAGGTGGTCACGGTGCCATGCCGCAGAATTGTATTGATGCGGCAATCGTTGCATCTTCCTTTGTCATTAATGTGCAGACGGTCGTCTCTAGAACTATTGACGCCAAAAGCCCTGCTGTTCTCACTATAGGAAAAATGGTGGTGGGCACAAGGTTCAATGTCATTGCCGAAAATGCGGTAATTGAAGGAACTGTCCGTTGTTTCCATCCTGTAACAAGAGAACATATTGAAAAACAGATCCAGCATTATGCTGAACAAGTTGCAGCCGTATATGGTGCAACGGCGAAAGTAGAATATACCCGCGGCACTCAGGCAGTAATCAATGATGAATACAGTGCTAAGCTAGTCCAAAAGGTTGCTTCAGAAGCATTTGGCGAAGATGTGATATATAATGAAGAGCCGACAATGGGCGGAGAAGATTTCAGCTTCTACTTGGACCATGCACCTGGCAGCTTTGCTCTCGTTGGAAGCGGCAATCCTGAAAAAGATACCGAATGGGCCCATCATCACGGAAAATTCAACATCGACGAAGACGCTCTGGTAACCGGAGCCGAATTATACGCTCAATATGCTTGGACATATTTAAACGCATAA
- a CDS encoding Zn-dependent hydrolase translates to MNDVQDRIERHIDTLSTFTATPDKGTTRLTYSNEDLQTRNYLKNKMNEYGLHVKEDGFGNIFGKLEGTLKDGPSVLIGSHFDSVPNGGAYDGPAGVVAGLEVAALFAKNKVTPKYPLEIIALVEEEGARFGGGLMGSRGIVGLLSEEDFKNLTDKDGISTEEAMESIGLDSSFPKKRDPKTIRAYLELHIEQGPILEEKNVPIGVVEAIVGLTQLEVTIKGQAGHAGTTPMNRRSDALVAAARIIAQLPELASGEGEGTVITSGRLNVFPNGANVIPDKTVFSVDIRSAREKNVRNVIEKVKEIVDSYSENGIDTSVEELLYMKPKAMNHEVLSLLKQKSSELEIPYCSINSGAGHDAMVFSDFTDVGMLFIPSKNGLSHCPEEWSDSRHLANAVHILYETAKKLTEAE, encoded by the coding sequence ATGAACGATGTTCAAGACCGAATTGAAAGACATATAGATACATTGAGTACATTTACCGCAACACCTGATAAAGGTACAACCAGGCTTACTTATAGTAATGAGGACTTGCAGACACGAAACTATCTAAAAAATAAAATGAATGAGTACGGTTTACATGTCAAGGAAGATGGTTTTGGCAATATTTTTGGCAAGCTTGAAGGCACATTAAAAGATGGGCCTAGCGTTCTCATCGGTTCTCATTTTGACTCAGTCCCAAACGGCGGTGCCTACGACGGTCCTGCAGGCGTAGTGGCGGGGCTTGAAGTGGCTGCTCTCTTTGCGAAGAATAAAGTAACACCGAAATATCCTTTGGAAATTATTGCACTTGTGGAAGAAGAGGGAGCAAGATTTGGCGGCGGACTAATGGGTTCGAGAGGAATCGTTGGATTGCTAAGTGAGGAAGATTTTAAAAATCTAACCGATAAAGATGGTATCTCTACAGAAGAAGCGATGGAGAGTATCGGACTGGATTCGTCTTTTCCTAAAAAAAGAGATCCAAAAACTATTAGAGCATATCTTGAATTGCATATTGAACAAGGACCAATACTTGAAGAAAAAAACGTTCCGATTGGCGTGGTGGAAGCAATCGTCGGTTTGACACAATTGGAAGTGACAATAAAAGGACAGGCAGGGCATGCAGGGACAACTCCGATGAACCGCCGATCGGACGCATTAGTCGCTGCAGCAAGGATCATTGCTCAATTGCCTGAGCTTGCGAGTGGTGAAGGGGAAGGAACGGTTATAACAAGCGGACGACTCAATGTATTTCCAAACGGAGCCAATGTCATCCCCGATAAAACAGTATTCTCAGTGGACATCCGATCAGCTAGGGAAAAAAATGTACGCAATGTTATCGAGAAAGTGAAAGAAATAGTAGATTCATATAGTGAAAATGGTATTGATACATCCGTTGAGGAGCTTTTATATATGAAGCCAAAAGCAATGAATCATGAGGTTCTTTCTCTTTTGAAGCAAAAGAGCAGTGAATTAGAAATCCCGTACTGTTCAATTAACAGTGGTGCAGGTCACGACGCTATGGTCTTTTCCGATTTTACCGATGTAGGGATGCTTTTCATTCCAAGTAAAAATGGACTAAGCCACTGTCCGGAAGAATGGTCAGATTCACGCCATTTAGCAAATGCTGTCCATATTCTATATGAAACAGCCAAAAAGTTAACGGAGGCAGAGTAG
- a CDS encoding flavin monoamine oxidase family protein, producing the protein MLKYVFPQLPPDQMVSFIRNGLNKTQNPKKIIIIGAGMAGLVAASLLKDAGHNVTILEADERVGGRVYTLKSDFTDGLYLEAGAMRIPHTHYLTLEYINKFHLSVNRFISSTPNDIIYARGIKTRLKFYKQNPDILGYPVAPHERGKTAAELLTLATKPVTDFINQNPQRNWPIVIKEFDKYSMDAYLRYNPLGVTLSPAAIEMIKVLLSLGGFPELSFLELLREVMILFTPDVRFYEIPGGNDQLPKAFLPQLKDNIMFGQKVTKIVQHNNQVTIDSIHTKILRPFQITGDLAIVTIPFSILQFIEVEPRNSFSENKWQAIRDLHYVGSTKTGIQFKSRFWEREGMFGGNTASDLPITYSQYPCHGVGTSGPGVILASYTWEDDALPWDSLTNENRLEYALKNLATIHGEQVYREFVTGTSHSWIRYPYSGGAFAMFKPEQVTELSPYIASPEGRVHFAGEHASTVHGWIQGAIESGIRVADEVNDLQRTLFIE; encoded by the coding sequence ATGTTAAAATACGTATTTCCTCAATTACCACCCGATCAAATGGTTTCGTTCATCAGAAATGGACTTAACAAAACACAAAACCCCAAAAAGATTATCATTATCGGGGCAGGGATGGCAGGACTTGTCGCTGCTTCTTTATTAAAGGACGCCGGACACAATGTTACAATCCTTGAAGCAGACGAAAGAGTGGGAGGCCGTGTCTACACGTTGAAATCTGATTTTACTGATGGATTATATCTTGAAGCAGGCGCAATGCGTATTCCTCATACTCATTATTTAACATTGGAATACATAAACAAATTTCACCTATCGGTTAATCGGTTTATTAGCAGTACTCCTAACGATATCATCTATGCTAGAGGAATTAAGACCCGATTGAAGTTTTATAAACAGAACCCTGACATTCTTGGCTATCCGGTTGCGCCACATGAAAGAGGTAAAACGGCTGCAGAGTTGCTTACATTAGCAACAAAACCGGTTACAGATTTTATCAACCAAAACCCGCAGAGAAATTGGCCTATAGTCATAAAAGAATTTGATAAATACTCGATGGATGCTTATTTAAGATATAACCCGCTTGGTGTCACTTTATCTCCGGCTGCCATCGAAATGATTAAAGTACTTCTTTCTCTAGGAGGATTTCCGGAGCTTTCTTTCCTGGAACTATTGCGTGAGGTGATGATTTTATTTACCCCTGATGTTCGATTCTATGAGATCCCGGGGGGAAACGACCAACTTCCTAAAGCATTTCTCCCACAATTAAAGGATAACATTATGTTTGGACAAAAAGTGACGAAAATAGTGCAGCATAACAACCAAGTAACGATTGACTCCATCCATACCAAAATCTTGAGACCATTTCAAATCACCGGTGATCTTGCCATCGTGACTATTCCCTTTTCGATTTTGCAATTTATCGAAGTTGAACCACGGAATTCTTTTTCCGAAAACAAATGGCAGGCGATTCGTGACCTTCATTATGTTGGCTCCACTAAAACCGGCATTCAGTTTAAAAGCAGGTTCTGGGAAAGAGAAGGTATGTTTGGGGGAAACACAGCTTCTGACCTGCCTATCACATATAGTCAATATCCGTGCCATGGGGTGGGTACATCGGGGCCGGGTGTCATTTTGGCTAGTTACACATGGGAAGATGATGCGTTACCTTGGGATAGCTTGACCAATGAAAATCGACTGGAATATGCATTGAAAAATTTGGCCACCATCCACGGTGAACAGGTATATCGTGAGTTTGTAACAGGAACGAGCCACAGTTGGATCCGATATCCGTATTCTGGTGGAGCTTTTGCTATGTTTAAACCGGAACAGGTAACAGAACTTTCTCCCTATATCGCATCTCCTGAAGGACGGGTTCACTTTGCTGGTGAACACGCTTCAACCGTTCACGGTTGGATCCAAGGTGCAATTGAATCAGGTATACGGGTTGCTGATGAAGTTAATGACTTACAGAGGACTCTTTTTATCGAGTAG
- a CDS encoding TrmB family transcriptional regulator encodes MLQKFGFSQYESRIYEVLASNEEPMDATNIVKYSGVPKSKVYEVISRMIEKGMILDSVSENKKLYTGLPLPLAIEKLTTEFQDNVNQLKNNSLKKKSYYDEHVWSLKVDSSIRAQSKQLVQEGKKSIRISAWKDDLNEYLPLLIDKEEHGVDVEVLVVGNLETNLSNIHTLIPANEHQKLERFRLIIVDDREVIFAGMEDHSWQALKTMSKPFIKIFTEFFYHDVALAKINEKHYDLLMNDEEIRNILMKLRY; translated from the coding sequence ATGTTACAAAAATTCGGTTTTTCACAATATGAAAGTAGAATTTATGAAGTCCTTGCATCGAATGAGGAACCGATGGATGCTACTAACATTGTTAAATATTCAGGCGTTCCAAAATCAAAAGTATATGAAGTAATATCACGCATGATTGAAAAAGGTATGATATTGGATTCTGTTTCTGAAAATAAAAAGCTTTATACTGGGCTGCCGTTACCACTTGCTATTGAAAAATTAACAACTGAATTTCAGGATAACGTTAATCAATTAAAAAACAACAGCCTTAAAAAAAAGTCCTATTATGATGAACATGTATGGAGTTTAAAAGTTGATTCATCTATTCGGGCACAAAGTAAACAACTTGTTCAAGAAGGAAAAAAATCTATCCGGATATCCGCTTGGAAAGATGACCTTAATGAATATTTGCCATTATTAATTGACAAAGAGGAACATGGGGTAGATGTTGAGGTACTTGTGGTAGGTAACTTGGAGACAAATTTATCAAACATCCATACACTAATTCCTGCAAATGAGCATCAGAAATTAGAACGATTTCGTTTAATTATAGTCGATGATAGAGAAGTTATTTTTGCTGGTATGGAAGATCACTCTTGGCAAGCTTTGAAGACAATGTCGAAACCATTTATAAAGATTTTTACTGAGTTCTTCTATCATGATGTTGCACTAGCGAAAATTAATGAAAAGCATTACGACTTGTTAATGAATGATGAAGAGATAAGAAACATCCTAATGAAATTGCGCTATTAA